The proteins below are encoded in one region of Amycolatopsis magusensis:
- a CDS encoding outer membrane protein assembly factor BamB family protein, whose translation MSAGRRLTPPSGLPGSNGVSFGPDGRLYVAQFLAGQISAVDLASGDIEVVVPPGGPIESPDDLAFGADGSMYVTDLVPGRVWRRDPLGEYRLLSEELRLPNGITCVGDRLFVNEMNFDGRVVELTGGELRVLTGGLAMGNAMQLGPDGCLYYPHMLTGQVFRIPPDGGEPELVAEDVHEPVAVRFDLDGTLLVLSRGEAGIVTRIDLAGGGARSLVTSGVVGLDNAAFDAENRMFVSSYASGGIAELHPDGRTRQVVDPGFDGPYGVTVDFGGRVYAGDHYRLATPDATAAGGVRTQALMIFTHGVVAEGELLHLTSQYGEVRTYNPATGESRSRAGGLARPQGIAVRDDGALVVAETDAGRILLIDAADVVTVLAENLTHPVDVALDASRHCYFSDDHDGAVYRIDDGEAVPIATDLSAPQGLTIRGDELFTIETTHHRLRAISLTTGEVRTEAENLPTTAPEATPRALFSHGMPGTPLPFAGLTTAPDGSLHLTAPGTILRFDP comes from the coding sequence ATGAGCGCCGGGCGGCGGTTGACCCCGCCCAGCGGGCTGCCCGGCTCGAACGGCGTGTCGTTCGGGCCGGACGGGCGGCTGTACGTGGCGCAGTTCCTCGCCGGGCAGATCAGCGCGGTCGACCTGGCCTCCGGGGACATCGAGGTGGTGGTGCCGCCGGGCGGGCCGATCGAATCGCCGGACGACCTGGCCTTCGGCGCGGACGGCTCGATGTACGTCACCGACCTGGTGCCCGGCCGGGTGTGGCGGCGCGATCCGCTGGGCGAGTACCGGCTGCTCTCGGAGGAACTGCGGCTGCCCAACGGCATCACCTGCGTCGGCGACCGGCTGTTCGTCAACGAGATGAACTTCGACGGCCGGGTGGTCGAGCTGACCGGTGGCGAGCTGCGCGTGCTGACCGGCGGGCTCGCCATGGGCAACGCCATGCAACTCGGCCCGGACGGGTGCCTCTACTACCCGCACATGCTGACCGGCCAGGTCTTCCGGATCCCGCCCGACGGCGGCGAACCCGAACTGGTCGCGGAGGACGTGCACGAGCCGGTCGCCGTCCGCTTCGACCTGGACGGCACGCTGCTGGTGCTGTCCCGGGGTGAGGCGGGCATCGTCACCCGGATCGACCTGGCCGGTGGCGGGGCTCGTTCGCTGGTCACCAGCGGGGTGGTCGGCCTGGACAACGCGGCGTTCGACGCGGAGAACCGGATGTTCGTCTCCAGCTACGCCAGTGGCGGCATCGCGGAACTGCACCCGGACGGCCGGACCCGCCAGGTGGTCGACCCGGGCTTCGACGGCCCGTACGGCGTGACGGTCGACTTCGGCGGCCGGGTCTACGCGGGTGATCACTACCGGCTGGCCACCCCGGACGCCACGGCCGCGGGCGGGGTGCGGACGCAGGCGCTGATGATCTTCACCCACGGCGTCGTGGCCGAGGGCGAACTGCTGCACCTGACCTCGCAGTACGGCGAGGTGCGCACGTATAACCCGGCCACCGGCGAATCCCGCTCACGCGCCGGCGGCCTCGCCCGTCCCCAGGGCATCGCCGTCCGGGACGACGGCGCCCTGGTCGTCGCCGAGACAGACGCGGGCCGCATCCTGCTGATCGATGCCGCGGACGTGGTGACCGTGCTGGCGGAGAACCTGACCCATCCCGTCGATGTGGCCTTGGACGCCTCGCGGCACTGCTACTTCAGCGACGACCACGACGGTGCCGTCTACCGGATCGACGACGGTGAAGCCGTTCCGATCGCCACCGATCTAAGCGCTCCCCAAGGCCTCACGATCCGCGGTGACGAGCTCTTCACCATCGAAACCACCCACCACCGACTACGCGCGATCTCGCTCACCACCGGCGAAGTCCGTACGGAGGCCGAAAACCTGCCCACCACCGCACCGGAAGCCACGCCCCGAGCCCTCTTCAGCCACGGCATGCCCGGCACCCCGCTCCCCTTCGCCGGTCTCACCACCGCCCCCGACGGCTCGCTGCACCTGACCGCCCCCGGCACGATCCTGCGCTTCGACCCCTGA
- a CDS encoding ferredoxin, producing the protein MKITVDEDKCCGAGSCVLAAPDVFDQRDEDGVVVLLDAEPAEHLRTAVREAADVCPAAAIALSEA; encoded by the coding sequence GTGAAGATCACCGTCGACGAGGACAAGTGCTGCGGCGCCGGTTCGTGCGTGCTGGCCGCGCCGGACGTGTTCGACCAGCGCGACGAGGACGGCGTGGTGGTCCTGCTGGACGCCGAGCCCGCCGAGCACCTGCGGACCGCGGTGCGGGAAGCCGCCGACGTCTGCCCGGCCGCCGCGATCGCGCTGAGCGAGGCGTGA
- a CDS encoding NAD(P)/FAD-dependent oxidoreductase, with the protein MSGPAGVLVVGASAAGLATAEALRRKGYTGDLTLLGDEPHVPYDRPPLSKQVLAGAWQPERAHLRTREVLDALDARLVLGDEAVSLDVANRTVHTAAGRALSADAVVLATGVRPRTLPGQEGLRGVHVLRSLDDALALRGDLLATRRLLVVGDGVLGAEIAATARGLGVEVVLTGPQAAPLAAQLGPLVSGLLAELHAENGVKLRLGAGVDELTAADGRVTGARLSTGEVLEADLVVVALGAVPCTGWLEDSGLVLGNGVVCDSRCRAADGVYAAGDVARWHHERFGSLLRLENRTNATEQAGAVAANILGADQPYTPIPYFWTDQFDAKLQIHGVLAPDAQVSVVEGDPAARRFVARYDRHGQPTGVLGWNMPKQARLHRQQHLAAPTTGGTA; encoded by the coding sequence GTGAGCGGTCCGGCGGGCGTACTCGTCGTCGGCGCGTCCGCTGCCGGGCTGGCCACGGCGGAAGCCCTGCGGCGCAAGGGTTACACCGGCGACCTGACGTTGCTGGGCGACGAGCCGCACGTACCGTACGACCGGCCGCCGCTGTCGAAGCAGGTGCTCGCCGGAGCGTGGCAACCGGAACGCGCGCACCTGCGCACCCGCGAAGTCCTCGACGCACTCGACGCGCGACTCGTGCTCGGTGACGAGGCCGTCTCGCTGGACGTGGCGAACCGGACCGTGCACACCGCGGCCGGGCGCGCACTGTCCGCCGACGCGGTCGTGCTGGCCACCGGCGTCCGCCCGCGCACGCTGCCCGGGCAGGAGGGCTTGCGTGGCGTGCACGTGTTGCGGTCGTTGGACGACGCGCTCGCGTTGCGCGGCGACCTGCTCGCCACGCGAAGGCTGCTGGTCGTCGGCGACGGCGTGCTCGGTGCCGAAATCGCCGCCACCGCGCGCGGTCTCGGCGTGGAGGTGGTCCTGACCGGACCGCAGGCCGCACCACTGGCCGCCCAGCTCGGACCGCTGGTTTCCGGGCTGCTGGCCGAACTGCACGCGGAAAACGGCGTGAAGCTGCGCCTCGGCGCCGGGGTCGACGAGCTCACCGCCGCGGACGGCCGGGTCACCGGCGCCCGCCTGAGCACCGGCGAGGTGCTGGAGGCCGACCTCGTCGTGGTCGCGCTCGGGGCGGTTCCCTGCACGGGCTGGCTGGAGGACAGTGGGCTGGTGCTGGGAAACGGCGTCGTGTGCGACTCACGGTGCCGTGCCGCCGACGGTGTCTACGCCGCCGGTGATGTGGCGCGCTGGCACCACGAACGCTTCGGCTCCTTGCTGCGCCTGGAAAACCGCACCAACGCCACCGAACAGGCGGGGGCCGTGGCCGCCAACATCCTCGGCGCCGACCAGCCGTACACGCCGATCCCCTACTTCTGGACCGACCAGTTCGACGCCAAGCTGCAGATCCACGGGGTGCTCGCGCCCGATGCCCAGGTCAGCGTGGTCGAGGGCGACCCGGCTGCCCGCCGCTTCGTCGCCCGCTACGACCGCCACGGCCAGCCCACCGGCGTGCTCGGCTGGAACATGCCGAAGCAGGCCCGGCTGCACCGGCAACAGCACCTCGCCGCACCCACCACCGGAGGAACCGCATGA
- a CDS encoding cytochrome P450, with amino-acid sequence MTTTTPEYPMARAAGCPFDPPPELRELQQETPLTRVRLWDGSTPWLVTRYADQRAVLTDPRVSADMTHPTYPRQAAGGGTLSFIGMDDPEHARLRRMVGSAFAVKKVAAMRPMVQRIVDDALDEFLGGPKPADLVEGFALPVPSLVICELLDVPYSDHGFFQDNSKTMINRDSTPEQRAEASGNLGRYLGALIASKMDAPGDDLLSRLCERIKAEELSIEQATAMAVLLLIAGHETTANMIALSTLLLLRNPDQLNLLREADDPAVASRTVEEMLRYLNITHGGRRRVALEDLEVAGQLIRKGEGLVLPNEIANRDADAFPDPDRLDITREARHHVAFGFGVHQCLGQPLARLELEIVYRTLYRRAPDLALATDFENIPFKHDGFVYGVYELPVTW; translated from the coding sequence ATGACCACCACGACGCCGGAGTACCCGATGGCCAGGGCCGCCGGCTGCCCGTTCGACCCGCCGCCGGAGCTGCGCGAGCTCCAGCAGGAGACCCCGCTGACCCGCGTCCGGCTGTGGGACGGCAGCACGCCGTGGCTGGTCACCCGCTACGCCGACCAGCGTGCCGTGCTCACCGATCCCCGGGTCAGCGCCGACATGACCCACCCGACCTACCCGCGCCAGGCCGCCGGGGGCGGCACGCTCAGCTTCATCGGCATGGACGACCCCGAGCACGCCCGGCTGCGGCGCATGGTCGGGTCCGCCTTCGCGGTGAAGAAGGTGGCCGCGATGCGCCCGATGGTCCAGCGGATCGTCGACGACGCGCTCGACGAGTTCCTCGGCGGCCCGAAGCCGGCGGACCTGGTGGAGGGCTTCGCGCTGCCGGTGCCGTCGCTGGTCATCTGCGAGCTGCTCGACGTGCCCTACAGCGACCACGGTTTCTTCCAGGACAACAGCAAGACGATGATCAACCGCGACTCCACCCCGGAGCAGCGGGCCGAAGCGTCGGGCAACCTGGGCCGGTACCTCGGCGCGCTGATCGCGTCCAAAATGGACGCCCCGGGGGACGACCTGCTGTCGCGGCTGTGCGAGCGCATCAAGGCCGAGGAGCTGAGCATCGAGCAGGCCACCGCGATGGCCGTGCTGCTGCTCATCGCCGGGCACGAGACCACGGCGAACATGATCGCGCTGAGCACCCTGCTCCTGCTGCGCAACCCCGACCAGCTCAACCTGCTGCGCGAGGCCGACGACCCCGCGGTGGCCTCGCGGACGGTCGAGGAAATGCTGCGCTACCTCAACATCACCCACGGTGGACGCCGCCGGGTCGCGCTGGAGGACCTCGAGGTCGCCGGGCAGCTGATCCGCAAGGGCGAAGGACTGGTGCTGCCCAACGAGATCGCCAACCGCGACGCCGACGCCTTCCCCGACCCGGACCGGCTCGACATCACCCGCGAGGCCCGCCACCACGTCGCCTTCGGCTTCGGCGTGCACCAGTGCCTCGGCCAGCCGCTGGCCCGGCTGGAACTCGAAATCGTCTACCGCACGCTCTACCGCCGCGCGCCGGACCTGGCGCTGGCCACCGACTTCGAGAACATCCCGTTCAAGCACGACGGTTTCGTCTACGGCGTCTACGAACTGCCCGTCACCTGGTAG
- a CDS encoding TetR/AcrR family transcriptional regulator, translating to MARDAVSTRESILTAAERLFAEHGVTAVSHRQIGEAAGQGNNFAVGYHFGDRIGLVRAVLRRHTEPIERTRARMAERADESWETRDWVACLVEPFTEHLAELGSPTWFARFGEQVMTDPVLRQVVVDDALADESIRRVLAGLNRCLPALPLPVHLERSDMARHLLTHRCAGRERALAEGTEAQCSWAHTATGLIDAITGLWTAPVTPVGARNPVRKDET from the coding sequence GTGGCCCGCGACGCAGTGAGCACCCGCGAGTCCATCCTCACCGCGGCGGAGCGGTTGTTCGCCGAGCACGGGGTCACCGCGGTGTCCCACCGCCAGATCGGCGAAGCGGCGGGGCAGGGCAACAACTTCGCCGTCGGCTACCACTTCGGCGATCGGATCGGGCTGGTGCGGGCGGTCCTGCGGCGGCACACCGAGCCGATCGAGCGGACGCGGGCCCGGATGGCCGAGCGGGCGGACGAAAGCTGGGAGACCCGCGACTGGGTCGCCTGCCTGGTGGAGCCGTTCACCGAGCACCTGGCGGAACTGGGCAGCCCCACCTGGTTCGCCCGCTTCGGCGAGCAGGTGATGACCGATCCGGTGCTGCGGCAGGTCGTGGTCGACGACGCGCTGGCGGACGAGTCGATCCGCCGGGTGCTCGCCGGGCTCAACCGCTGCCTGCCCGCGCTGCCGCTGCCGGTGCACCTGGAGCGCAGCGACATGGCCAGGCACCTGCTCACCCACCGCTGCGCCGGGCGCGAACGCGCGCTCGCCGAAGGCACCGAAGCCCAGTGCTCCTGGGCGCACACCGCCACCGGCCTGATCGACGCGATCACCGGCCTGTGGACGGCGCCGGTCACCCCGGTCGGCGCCCGGAACCCCGTGAGGAAGGACGAGACGTGA
- a CDS encoding MOSC domain-containing protein translates to MPSYPVEIVALLVSSRHAFEGRPADGPRPDPEPASRERVTVRAGLGLTGDRYFNHPAHRHAAVTVFDAGSLDHLAGVLGLPAAPDPHLTRRNITLRGFEVDGLARGTVFCLDSGDGPVRFRAHRPAHPCAWMDVVLAPGAFRGLRSRGGIRCEPLDDGLLRLGPASLSVLS, encoded by the coding sequence GTGCCCTCGTACCCGGTGGAGATCGTCGCGTTGCTGGTGTCTTCGCGGCACGCCTTCGAAGGCAGGCCCGCGGACGGGCCGCGCCCCGATCCGGAACCGGCTTCGCGCGAGCGGGTCACCGTGCGCGCGGGGCTCGGCCTGACCGGCGACCGCTACTTCAACCACCCCGCGCACAGGCACGCGGCCGTCACCGTCTTCGACGCCGGATCGCTCGACCACCTGGCCGGTGTGCTCGGGCTGCCCGCCGCGCCGGACCCGCACCTCACCCGCCGGAACATCACCCTGCGCGGGTTCGAGGTCGACGGCCTGGCCCGCGGCACGGTCTTCTGCCTCGATTCGGGCGACGGCCCGGTCCGGTTCCGCGCACACCGCCCGGCCCACCCGTGTGCCTGGATGGACGTCGTGCTCGCCCCCGGCGCTTTCCGCGGTCTGCGCTCGCGAGGCGGAATCCGGTGCGAGCCGCTCGACGACGGCTTGCTTCGCCTCGGGCCCGCCTCGCTGAGCGTGTTGTCCTAG
- a CDS encoding aminoglycoside phosphotransferase family protein, translating to MKTSIVLPDSSRARLLQRFGAAATAWCDDLDALVEDFADGWGLRPLELLPAGSNSVVLRCESAAHGQAVLKLTPDPEIATQEATALRGWTGVRHAVDLLDADPGRGALLLEWLPEPVRLVDAEWSLEEVVPLLAALRVPPPDGASLPSLADRVEFIFDLTDGRAGELPPLDYLPRLLAEGRAACRDLAQGGTPGLVHGDLHAGNVVRAGHGRGLVAIDPRPCLGDQTLDLVDWALDGTTDERTARERVDLLSDGIPGVDRDRLWAWCRALAVAVAVSLLRLRPDDPWGRFMLRWARG from the coding sequence ATGAAGACTTCGATCGTGCTCCCGGATTCGTCGCGTGCTCGCCTGCTGCAACGGTTCGGCGCCGCGGCTACCGCGTGGTGCGACGATCTCGACGCGCTGGTCGAAGACTTCGCGGACGGCTGGGGACTGCGTCCGCTCGAACTGCTGCCCGCTGGCAGCAATTCGGTGGTGCTGCGGTGCGAGTCCGCGGCACACGGCCAGGCTGTGCTGAAACTGACGCCGGACCCGGAAATCGCCACGCAGGAAGCCACCGCGCTGCGTGGCTGGACCGGCGTGCGGCACGCGGTCGACCTGCTCGACGCCGACCCCGGCCGTGGCGCGCTGCTGCTGGAATGGCTCCCCGAACCGGTGCGCCTGGTCGACGCCGAATGGTCGCTCGAAGAGGTCGTGCCGTTGCTGGCCGCACTGCGCGTACCGCCACCGGACGGGGCTTCCCTGCCGTCGCTGGCCGACCGCGTGGAGTTCATCTTCGACCTGACGGACGGCCGCGCCGGCGAGTTGCCGCCGCTCGACTACCTGCCGAGGCTGCTCGCCGAAGGCCGTGCCGCCTGCCGTGACCTGGCCCAGGGCGGCACCCCCGGCCTGGTACACGGAGATCTGCACGCGGGCAACGTGGTGCGTGCCGGGCACGGCCGCGGCCTGGTCGCCATCGACCCGCGCCCGTGCCTGGGTGACCAGACGCTCGACCTGGTCGACTGGGCACTGGACGGCACCACGGACGAGCGAACCGCGCGCGAACGCGTGGACCTGCTGAGCGACGGCATCCCCGGCGTCGACCGGGACCGACTGTGGGCGTGGTGCCGGGCTCTGGCGGTGGCCGTCGCCGTCAGCCTGCTGCGCCTGCGCCCGGACGACCCCTGGGGCCGCTTCATGCTCCGATGGGCACGCGGATAA
- a CDS encoding TetR/AcrR family transcriptional regulator — protein sequence MVIVVTDVGRTPRAAQVGATRQQILTTAERLFAEQGLYAVSNRQISAAAGQGNNAAVGYHFGTKADLVRAIMRRHSGPIEALRMEMASAVEGSREVRDWVACLVRPITTHLASFEGESWYARFSAQVMTDPAFRPIMAEESLATPSLRLVVSNFRQCPPELPDEVLAERGDMLRTLMVHVVAERERALAEGTATPRATWDEAATGLIDAITGLWTAPITRS from the coding sequence GTGGTGATCGTGGTGACCGATGTCGGCAGGACCCCCAGGGCCGCGCAGGTCGGTGCCACCAGGCAGCAGATCCTGACCACGGCGGAGCGGCTGTTCGCCGAGCAGGGCCTGTACGCGGTGTCCAACCGCCAGATCAGCGCCGCCGCCGGGCAGGGCAACAACGCCGCCGTCGGTTACCACTTCGGCACCAAGGCGGATCTCGTCCGGGCGATCATGCGACGGCACTCCGGCCCGATCGAGGCGCTGCGCATGGAGATGGCCTCCGCCGTCGAGGGTTCGCGCGAGGTGCGGGACTGGGTGGCGTGCCTGGTCCGGCCGATCACCACGCACCTGGCCTCCTTCGAAGGCGAGTCGTGGTACGCGCGGTTCAGCGCACAGGTGATGACCGATCCGGCGTTCCGGCCGATCATGGCCGAGGAGTCGCTGGCCACCCCGTCGTTGCGGCTGGTGGTGAGCAACTTCCGCCAGTGCCCGCCGGAGCTGCCCGACGAGGTGCTGGCCGAACGCGGGGACATGCTGCGCACGCTCATGGTGCACGTGGTCGCCGAACGCGAACGGGCCCTCGCCGAGGGCACCGCCACCCCGCGCGCCACCTGGGACGAGGCCGCCACCGGCCTGATCGACGCCATCACCGGCCTCTGGACCGCCCCCATCACCCGTTCGTAG
- a CDS encoding flavin-containing monooxygenase, which yields MTTPNQQVPLAEDLGFDPAELRARYRAERERRIRPDGNAQYQRPEGAFGSYAADPHADPDFHREPLHDRVEAIVVGGGFGGLLAGARLRQAGVERIRLIDDGADFGGTWYWNRYPGIHCDIESYVYLPLLEEVGYVPKWKYAPGEEIREHSRAIARKFDLYRDACFQTRVTSLHWHDEDEEWQVETDRGDQLRAQYVVVSSGTLSTPKLPGIPGIENFTGHTFHTSRWDYAYTGGDANGGLAGLADKKVAVIGTGATAIQVVPHLGRDAEHLYVFQRTPSTVDVRANRPTDREWAASLEPGWQRRRRDNFLEVVTGRPAEEDLVADGWTGSAQLLQKLIPSDSYPDLSPEQREQVDEIVDFQKMNELRARVDSLVEDPSTAELLKPWYRYMCKRPTFSDDYLQTFNRPNVTLVDTADHGGVERITERAVVVGGREYEVDCIVFATGFQVGVSGVLSGKLPVHGRGGISIFEHWGSGPRTLHGFYSHKFPNLFHLGPLQNAASVNFVHILDEQATHIGEVVAEARRRGIRCVEPSSQAESEWVTTIEEKSVDEYKFHAECTPGYYNNEGMPHPRRFSFGDGPVAFHQVLRDWRASRMDDVLADAE from the coding sequence ATGACCACCCCGAACCAGCAGGTCCCGCTCGCCGAGGACCTGGGCTTCGACCCCGCAGAACTGCGCGCCAGATACCGGGCCGAGCGCGAGCGCCGGATCCGGCCGGACGGCAACGCGCAGTACCAGCGGCCGGAGGGGGCGTTCGGTTCCTACGCCGCGGATCCGCACGCCGACCCGGACTTCCACCGGGAACCGCTGCACGACCGGGTGGAAGCCATCGTCGTCGGCGGCGGGTTCGGCGGCCTGCTCGCCGGGGCGCGGCTGCGCCAGGCCGGGGTCGAGCGGATCCGGCTGATCGACGACGGCGCGGACTTCGGCGGTACCTGGTACTGGAACCGCTACCCCGGCATCCACTGCGACATCGAGTCCTATGTGTACCTCCCGCTGCTCGAAGAGGTCGGCTACGTGCCGAAGTGGAAGTACGCGCCGGGCGAGGAGATCCGCGAGCACTCGCGGGCCATCGCCAGGAAGTTCGACCTCTACCGCGACGCCTGCTTCCAGACCAGGGTGACCTCGCTGCACTGGCACGACGAAGACGAGGAATGGCAGGTGGAAACCGATCGCGGTGACCAGCTGCGCGCGCAGTACGTGGTGGTCTCCAGCGGGACGCTCAGCACCCCGAAGCTGCCCGGCATCCCCGGTATCGAGAACTTCACCGGGCACACTTTCCACACCAGCCGCTGGGATTACGCCTACACCGGCGGTGACGCGAACGGCGGGTTGGCCGGGCTCGCCGACAAGAAGGTGGCCGTGATCGGCACCGGCGCGACCGCCATCCAGGTCGTCCCGCACCTCGGCCGCGACGCCGAGCACCTGTACGTCTTCCAGCGCACGCCGTCCACAGTGGACGTCCGCGCGAACCGTCCGACGGACCGGGAGTGGGCGGCCTCGCTGGAGCCGGGCTGGCAGCGCAGGCGCCGGGACAACTTCCTGGAGGTGGTCACCGGCAGACCCGCCGAAGAGGACCTGGTCGCCGACGGCTGGACCGGCAGCGCGCAGTTGCTGCAGAAGCTCATCCCGAGCGACTCCTACCCGGACCTGTCGCCGGAGCAGCGCGAGCAGGTCGACGAGATCGTCGACTTCCAGAAGATGAACGAGCTGCGGGCCAGGGTGGACTCGCTGGTCGAGGACCCGTCGACCGCCGAACTGCTGAAGCCCTGGTACCGCTACATGTGCAAGCGGCCCACGTTCAGCGACGACTACCTGCAGACCTTCAACCGGCCCAACGTCACCCTGGTGGACACCGCCGACCACGGCGGGGTGGAGCGGATCACCGAGCGCGCGGTGGTGGTCGGCGGCCGGGAGTACGAAGTGGACTGCATCGTCTTCGCCACCGGCTTCCAGGTCGGCGTTTCCGGGGTGCTGTCGGGGAAGCTGCCGGTGCACGGGCGTGGCGGCATCTCGATCTTCGAGCACTGGGGCAGCGGGCCGCGGACGCTGCACGGCTTCTACAGCCACAAGTTCCCCAACCTGTTCCACCTCGGGCCGCTGCAGAACGCGGCCTCGGTGAACTTCGTGCACATCCTCGACGAGCAGGCGACGCACATCGGCGAGGTGGTCGCCGAAGCACGCCGACGCGGGATCCGTTGTGTGGAGCCGAGTTCGCAGGCCGAAAGCGAGTGGGTGACCACGATCGAGGAGAAGTCGGTGGACGAGTACAAGTTCCACGCCGAGTGCACCCCCGGCTACTACAACAACGAGGGCATGCCGCACCCGCGCCGGTTCTCCTTCGGTGACGGGCCGGTGGCGTTCCACCAGGTGCTGCGGGACTGGCGTGCGAGCCGCATGGACGACGTGCTGGCGGACGCCGAATGA
- a CDS encoding DUF4232 domain-containing protein yields MTQQPTRSRALRRITLTAAALGATSALAACGTAGSTAGPPDVSTVDTQPVAMAGAQAGDGLCKAASLELSLHPDEGGAGMNQNHLNLRFTNKSATACSLQGSPGVSFVAGDDGHQLGEPAERVPAEQGALVRIVPGGYAQSPLTVVNAGVYDETECQSALSRGLRVYAPGDTAAMFVPYEQNACTVAGRHQLSADVVR; encoded by the coding sequence ATGACCCAGCAGCCGACCAGGAGCCGTGCACTCCGGCGGATCACCTTGACCGCGGCGGCGCTCGGCGCGACGTCCGCGCTGGCCGCGTGCGGCACGGCGGGCAGCACCGCGGGCCCGCCCGATGTGTCCACAGTGGATACCCAGCCGGTGGCGATGGCCGGCGCGCAGGCCGGGGACGGCCTCTGCAAGGCGGCGTCGCTCGAACTCAGCCTGCATCCGGACGAAGGTGGGGCGGGAATGAACCAGAACCACCTGAACCTGCGGTTCACCAACAAGTCCGCGACGGCCTGCTCGCTCCAGGGCAGCCCCGGGGTGTCCTTTGTGGCCGGTGACGACGGGCACCAGCTCGGCGAGCCGGCCGAGCGCGTGCCCGCCGAACAGGGCGCCCTCGTGCGGATCGTGCCGGGTGGGTACGCCCAGAGCCCGCTGACCGTGGTCAACGCCGGCGTGTACGACGAAACCGAGTGCCAGTCCGCCCTGTCGCGCGGCCTGCGGGTCTACGCGCCGGGGGACACCGCGGCCATGTTCGTGCCCTACGAACAAAACGCCTGCACGGTCGCCGGGCGACACCAGCTTTCCGCCGACGTCGTCCGCTAG
- a CDS encoding MFS transporter, with translation MASVSTTPASPGPAAVPAPARRPNLVVAVLAFGGVTVALMQTVVIPLVPVLPGLLGSTPADTAWAITATLLAAAVATPTMGRLGDMYGKRRMLLISLGLLVAGSVLAALSTSLAPLVAARVLQGLASGVIPLGISIMRDELPAERLGSATALMSASLGVGGALGLPLATLLAESVDWHVLFWVAAALGVLATALVVLVVPESAVRSGGRFDFVGAIGLSIVLLCLLLAVSKGAEWGWGSGLTLGLLGGAAVVLLAWVRWELRIREPLVDLRTSARRPVALTNLASAVFGFSMFAMSLVLPQLLQLPAETGHGLGQPMVVVGLVLAPSGLVMMAMAPVSARITRLSGPRTTLISGVLVVAAGYGLNLVLMSEIWQLVVVSSLIGAGIGLAYGAMPALIMSAVPVTETAAANSLNTLMRSIGTSVCSAVAGVVLSQLTVPFGPAEVPSPTGFRVVLAIGAGAALVAAFIACFIPRRPRQG, from the coding sequence GTGGCGTCCGTGTCCACCACCCCCGCTTCGCCTGGTCCGGCCGCCGTGCCGGCACCCGCTCGCCGGCCGAACCTCGTGGTCGCCGTGCTGGCCTTCGGCGGGGTGACCGTCGCGCTGATGCAGACGGTCGTCATCCCGCTGGTGCCCGTGCTGCCGGGCCTGCTCGGGTCCACCCCGGCCGACACCGCCTGGGCGATCACCGCGACCCTGCTCGCCGCCGCGGTCGCCACGCCGACCATGGGCAGGCTCGGCGACATGTACGGCAAGCGCCGGATGCTGCTGATCAGCCTCGGCCTGCTGGTCGCGGGTTCGGTGCTCGCCGCGCTGAGCACCAGCCTGGCGCCGCTGGTGGCGGCGCGCGTGCTGCAGGGCCTGGCGTCCGGGGTGATCCCGCTCGGCATCAGCATCATGCGTGACGAACTGCCCGCCGAACGGCTCGGCTCGGCCACCGCGCTGATGAGCGCCTCGCTCGGCGTCGGCGGGGCACTCGGCCTGCCGCTGGCGACCCTGCTGGCGGAAAGCGTGGACTGGCACGTGTTGTTCTGGGTCGCCGCGGCGCTCGGCGTGCTCGCGACCGCGCTGGTGGTGTTGGTGGTGCCGGAGTCGGCGGTCCGCTCGGGTGGCCGGTTCGACTTCGTCGGCGCGATCGGGTTGTCGATCGTGCTGCTGTGCCTGCTGCTCGCGGTGTCGAAGGGCGCGGAGTGGGGCTGGGGCAGCGGGCTGACCCTCGGCCTGCTCGGCGGCGCGGCGGTGGTGCTGCTGGCCTGGGTCCGGTGGGAGCTGCGGATCCGGGAGCCGCTGGTCGACCTGCGGACCTCGGCCCGGCGCCCGGTCGCGCTGACCAATCTCGCTTCGGCGGTCTTCGGCTTCTCGATGTTCGCGATGTCGCTGGTGCTGCCGCAGTTGCTCCAGCTGCCCGCCGAAACCGGTCACGGCCTCGGGCAGCCGATGGTGGTGGTCGGCCTGGTGCTCGCGCCGTCCGGGCTGGTGATGATGGCGATGGCCCCGGTGTCGGCGCGGATCACCCGGCTCAGCGGCCCGCGCACCACGCTGATCAGCGGGGTGCTGGTGGTGGCCGCCGGGTACGGGCTCAACCTGGTGCTGATGAGCGAGATCTGGCAGCTGGTGGTGGTGTCCAGCCTGATCGGCGCGGGGATCGGCCTGGCTTACGGCGCGATGCCCGCGTTGATCATGTCGGCGGTGCCGGTGACCGAGACCGCGGCGGCGAACAGCCTCAACACGCTGATGCGCTCGATCGGCACGTCGGTGTGCAGCGCGGTGGCCGGGGTGGTGCTCTCGCAGCTGACCGTGCCCTTCGGTCCGGCCGAGGTGCCTTCGCCCACCGGGTTCCGGGTGGTGCTCGCGATCGGCGCGGGCGCGGCGCTGGTCGCGGCGTTCATCGCCTGCTTCATCCCGCGCCGCCCGCGACAGGGCTAG